A DNA window from Anastrepha ludens isolate Willacy chromosome 6, idAnaLude1.1, whole genome shotgun sequence contains the following coding sequences:
- the LOC128866893 gene encoding phosphorylated adapter RNA export protein — MMELNANTYDVDLEDGELSASSDDYTPLQRPSTLSVNTSVALDGAATIAEQCSPLATCHDMQRALEEDELEDSHGSSGDSSSSESSDACLKKLSTTSAHDGSADAHAQRKRRKRVRRTVMVRIPPSTMETQEKRARFKKYNNWTAALQEEALTENMRSCEVARSNSAISDRNVENYDFTLHRRLNGNCLKRRLSNSTDDFSDNELMPVAKRGRCASEAAAHRRSVKSRLGYRSRTLRGRRGSSPTSGSDTSCEPRHILDLEPLEGRDQTDVAREMANKLHEEKDELLVRVVDVLGTKLPIEIYKETQRIELDGGMMIMNGKRRRTPGGIFLFLLKNHESLTLEEHKAIFSQDRQITNKWRREMETLSRDRKVEELKKRLSEQEKDLPALSSRKEHFLLGSDLENQSGNLSNPPPSPVGNEQSPDYKAHAINHVPSDADSDAIPDKPSTSASALAALTSPSKDLVGYDDDFIDVTGGEMDLF; from the exons ATGATGGAACTGAATGCGAATACGTACGACGTTGATCTGGAGGATGGAGAG CTGTCTGCTAGTTCAGATGACTATACACCATTACAACGCCCAAGCACATTGTCAGTCAACACATCGGTTGCCCTTGATGGCGCTGCTACGATTGCGGAACAATGTAGTCCATTGGCAACTTGTCACGATATGCAACGTGCATTAGAGGAAGATGAATTAGAGGATTCACATGGCAGTAGCGGTGATTCGTCGTCAAGTGAATCTTCCGATGCATGTCTAAAGAAACTATCGACAACTTCTGCACATGATGGATCAGCTGATGCGCATGCACAACGTAAGCGTCGGAAACGTGTACGCCGTACAGTGATGGTACGTATACCTCCTTCTACCATGGAAACGCAAGAAAAGCGTGCACGCTTCAAGAAGTATAATAATTGGACGGCAGCACTGCAAGAAGAGGCGCTAACCGAAAACATGCGCAGCTGCGAAGTAGCGCGGTCAAATAGCGCTATTAGTGATCGtaatgttgaaaattatgattttacGCTACATAGACGTTTGAACGGTAATTGTCTTAAGCGACGACTTTCCAATTCTACTGATGACTTTTCTGATAATGAGTTAATGCCTGTGGCGAAACGAGGACGCTGTGCAAGTGAAGCGGCCGCACATCGTCGTTCGGTAAAAAGTCGTTTAGGGTATCGATCACGTACTCTGAGGGGAAGACGGGGCTCATCACCTACCAGCGGCTCAGATACCTCTTGCGAACCACGACACATACTTGACTTGGAGCCTTTAGAAGGGCGTGATCAAACTGATGTTGCGCGCGAAATGGCTAATAAATTGCACGAGGAGAAAGATGAATTATTGG TACGGGTTGTAGATGTTTTGGGAACTAAattgccgattgaaatttataaagaaaCGCAGCGTATAGAGTTGGATGGTGGTATGATGATAATG aaTGGCAAACGCCGACGTACACCGGGTGGAATAttcttgtttttattgaaaaatcatGAAAGCTTAACGTTAGAGGAACACAAAGCTATATTTTCCCAAGATCGGCAAATAACTAACAAATGGCGGAGAGAAATGGAAACGCTTTCGCGTGATCGCAAAGTAGAAGAGTTGAAAAAACGTTTAAGTGAGCAGGAAAAAGACTTGCCCGCTCTTAGTTCTAGAAAGGAGCATTTTTTGCTTGGATCAGATTTGGAAAACCAATCAGGAAACT TATCTAATCCACCGCCTTCACCAGTGGGTAATGAACAAAGTCCAGATTATAAAGCTCATGCCATTAATCATGTACCATCTGATGCCGACAGCGATGCTATTCCTGATAAGCCATCAACTTCGGCATCGGCATTAGCGGCCTTAACATCTCCATCAAAGGATTTAGTTGGTTATGATGATGATTTTATCGATGTTACTGGCGGTGAAATGGATTTATTTTGA